The window TTTCCTGAACGGAAAGCCTCATCCTGAGCCATATCTGTTAGCGCAGAACAGGCTTAACATTGAAGCCGCAGAATGTTTTGCTGTTGAGGATTCCAGAGTGGGTATAACATCCGCCAGATCGGCAGGCGTTTTCACCTATTTCCTGAAAGAGTTCGCCGACGAAGACCATACGGCAATAGCCGACGGTGCGGTGGATTCCATGCGTGAGATTTTTTTATAGTCAGCGTTTCTGAATGGAAAATTCAGAGGGATCAACATTAAAAAATGCCAATCCCTCTCGTATCAAGTCAAATCAGTCTGCGCAGGATGCTCCTGTCAGCGGGTAGCTATCGAGAACAGGTTTAACTGCTCTTCCCAGCCAGTCGGTGACGGCTGCCAGATGATCCATATTCGCCAGACCTTCCTCATCGCCCTCAACCTCGCCTTTGTTGCGTCCGTAGACCATGTTCCAGTAGGTCGAGCCGGGCATTATCATGCGTGAAAGGTGCATGAAATGGTTGATGGTATCTATAACGTGGATAGAGCCGCCCCTGCGGACAGCGGAAACAGCCATGCCTATTTTGCCTTTCAGGAGGTGGCCGTTTGCAATGGCGACGTAGCCCGCTCTGTCCAGCAGTGCTTTTGTTTCGGAGGTAACGTCTGCAAAATAGGTTGGTGAACCGATGATTATCGCATCGGCCTCAGTCATTTTAGCGAAAACCTCGTTGAATCTGTCCTCTTTAATGGTGCATTTGCCGTCCTGATTCTTAAAACAGCCTCCACAGGCTATGCATCCTCTGAAAACCTGTCCGCCTATCTGTGCGTAGTCGGTCTCCCAGCCTCTTTTTTTAAGCCCGTCAAGAACTCTGTTGATGATTATTTCGGTGTTGCCGCCCTTTCTGGGACTTCCGTTGATACCTAAAACTTTCATTGAGCCACCTCATATTTTTTAATTTCTATATCTTTTTCGTGCCAGTCTTTTGACTTTTCAAAGAACTCAACCA of the Seleniivibrio woodruffii genome contains:
- a CDS encoding flavodoxin family protein, with the protein product MKVLGINGSPRKGGNTEIIINRVLDGLKKRGWETDYAQIGGQVFRGCIACGGCFKNQDGKCTIKEDRFNEVFAKMTEADAIIIGSPTYFADVTSETKALLDRAGYVAIANGHLLKGKIGMAVSAVRRGGSIHVIDTINHFMHLSRMIMPGSTYWNMVYGRNKGEVEGDEEGLANMDHLAAVTDWLGRAVKPVLDSYPLTGASCAD